The genomic interval TGGGGCGAGTCGCCTGTTTGCAACCACAGGCCCTGCACCTGGCCCACCACCTCCGTGAGGGGTTGAAAAGGTCTTGTGAACATTAATATGGATAACATCAAATCCCATATCACCGGGACGGGTCTTACCAAGAATTGCGTTCAGATTAGCGCCATCATAGTAGAGCAACCCTCCAGCCTTATGCATGATGTCAGCAATCTCTTCAATCCTGCGCTCGAACACTCCAAGAGTTGATGGATTGGTCAGCATAATTCCAGCTGTCTGCGGCCCAACCACCTCACGCAGCGCATCCACATCCACATCGCCGGACTCATTGGTTGCAATCTCTCTTACCTTATAACCACACATAACCGCAGAGGCAGGATTTGTACCGTGTGCCGCATCAGGGACAAGAATCTCACTTCTTGCATCATCTCCCCGTGCATCGTGGTAGGCACGGATCATGGCAACCCCGGCAAACTCACCCTGAGCCCCTGCGGCTGGAGTCAATGATGCAGCCTCCATACCGGTTACACTCTGAAGTATCTCCTGTAACTCATATAGAGATGCCATTACCCCCTGCCCCAGAGCAGCATCACCTGCAGGGTGACGATTGAGGAAACCGGATTGCATTGCCAACGTATTGCAACCTCGAGGGTTGTACTTCATGGTACAAGAGCCCAGAGGATAAAAATTAGTATCAATCGAAAAGTTCTTCTGTGAAAGCCGGGTATAGTGGCGTACTGCCTGCAGCTCAGACACTTCTGGAAGATCAACTCTCTTCTCTCTCTTCAGCAAAT from Candidatus Thiopontia autotrophica carries:
- the gcvPB gene encoding aminomethyl-transferring glycine dehydrogenase subunit GcvPB, with product MLIFERSESGRSNRAQYVGEQKKPLVDIPDLLKREKRVDLPEVSELQAVRHYTRLSQKNFSIDTNFYPLGSCTMKYNPRGCNTLAMQSGFLNRHPAGDAALGQGVMASLYELQEILQSVTGMEAASLTPAAGAQGEFAGVAMIRAYHDARGDDARSEILVPDAAHGTNPASAVMCGYKVREIATNESGDVDVDALREVVGPQTAGIMLTNPSTLGVFERRIEEIADIMHKAGGLLYYDGANLNAILGKTRPGDMGFDVIHINVHKTFSTPHGGGGPGAGPVVANRRLAPYLPIPMVKKIDGDSPDQPPEFGWMEEQDRPESIGRLSAWSGNVGILLRAYIYARMLGTDGMERVADYSVLNANYLMKKMEQAGFTLAIPERRATHEFIVTLKREAKELGISAMDFAKRLLDYGHHAPTTYFPLLIPECLLIEPTETEDKATLDAFVDVMAQILREAKESPDQVKGAPWTLPVRRLDDVRAARELDLNWYKQ